In the genome of Lactuca sativa cultivar Salinas chromosome 3, Lsat_Salinas_v11, whole genome shotgun sequence, the window CAGTAACACCGCAAGCATAACATGTAACATTCCTCATCGGGCAAACGGGCTTCATATGACCTGTTTCTCCGCATGCATAGCAAATAACCGGTCCTTTTCCTACCCTGCATTGACCCTGGTGGCTCTTTCCACATTTCTGGCACGGTGGTGGAGCTCTCGACTGAAGAGAAAAAGATTGTGGCCGACTGCGACCACGAAAGGCGCTCTGAGATTGTACTTTTGTGCTAGGATCAGATTGAGCCGATGGAATAGTTGAAACAGAAACAGTTCGATCAACACGTAGATGCTTCGGGACAGAAAGAGTGGCACCACGTATCTCTAAGTCATGCTCGCGCTTTCGGACATACTCAACAGCTTTATCGAATGATAGAATATCCCGGTTGATCACAAAATCACGGATTTCATACCGtaacccttccatgaataacTGGCTTTTATCGTCTTCAGTTGGGATATACTTCGCAGCAAACCGTGCCCTTTGATTGAATTGAGTTTCATATTCGGTCACAGTCATTCCTCCCTGCTTAAGTTCGAGGAACTCCTTCTCCAATCTTCTCCTCATATCTAGAGAACAATATTTTCCTAGAAAGCGGATTTTAAACATCTCCCAAGATAAATTCTCCTGGTCATACTCGTTAAGAGCTTCAAATGTCGCTTCCCACCAAACTAAGGCTTCTCCAATGAGCATTGCAGAAGCATagttagccttgtcttcattaaCCACATGGGAGATACGAAATACTTTTTCTATGTTCTGGATCTAGGTAAGAACAACAATGGGATCAAGGACACCTGAAAACTCTGTAGCACCATTACTCTTGAAAGTTTTGAATGAGGGACGTTTCGCTTTCTCTCTTGAAGACTCTCTGGTGGCTTTCTCTTTACCCTTATCACTATCCCTTTTGTGTTGTTCGAGAGTTTGTCGAATAACACCAgtaagtttattaaaaaaatcacGCCTCACGAGGGGATATTGGAGTATCTCCCTCATTAAGATGAAGATCTCCACCCACATCTGGTGTATTACTACCCTCCTGCTCAGTCATTGCTCTGAAAAATTTGGAGTAACATAACACGTAAGAATATAAGGATTTATCATTACCCAACACCCCACTTAagtctttcctatggtttgtatccatatatggACAATGAAtatgttcatatattgaacttccaacagtttaagtctaaataccagttcgtggtatttagttcacttaaactagtgctctgataccatgattgaaagaccccatTCACTAAAATTACCATAAAggcaaacatgctacatgcatattcataattataattcACACTAGTGGTCTACAAAAGCATGGATACAAACCAACTAAAAGGGTTTTTATAAAGTTTCATAACTAGTTGTATAAACACATAACTACCCATGAATTTATAAtccatatacatatatgtataccaAGTAAAAACGTAGTAGTGTCAACTACTCTAAGTCCTCCAACAAAGCTTGTTTACTTTGGATGCTTATCACCTGAAATAGTTAAACACTGAAAGGGATAAGCGAGCGTCGCTTAGtgagtttaaaaaaataaatacaatataACGCTATGCCATATACATAACAATATGACAGGAACAAAAAGAAACAAAGGACAACAAAGGCTTATATGTGTATCAAATGAAGGGCTTTACAAATCAATAAACGGTTAGATTCAAGGgattacaatcaatgagacacaaTAATTTAGGATCATAAACATCATAAATTCCAACCCAAGAGGCATTTAAAACACAATCCCTTTTAATCATGTTGCTAGAATATACAGGCTTTCAGCCTTACCTAGCCCGAAgccaataccaaagtgatacgagtcatgctctacatggtcaaaggcacaaagccaataccaaagtgatacgagtcatgctctacatggccaaaggcatcAAAATCAATATCAAGTGATAACCACTTAGATCAATAACACAAGAAAgcacattgcacatataacacataacatacaattgtccctatattgaactcactgTGCTGTAACCGAATGTTGCGATAAAATTCCTCTTTTTTCTGATGAAATTACACCATCCTCAGGCCTCTAAAACCTTCAATTATACCCCTGGAGTTCATATTTCAAATTTCATAAGCAATTA includes:
- the LOC128132889 gene encoding uncharacterized protein LOC128132889, which gives rise to MWVEIFILMREILQYPLVRRDFFNKLTGVIRQTLEQHKRDSDKGKEKATRESSREKAKRPSFKTFKSNGATEFSDKANYASAMLIGEALVWWEATFEALNEYDQENLSWEMFKIRFLGKYCSLDMRRRLEKEFLELKQGGMTVTEYETQFNQRARFAAKYIPTEDDKSQLFMEGLRYEIRDFVINRDILSFDKAVEYVRKREHDLEIRGATLSVPKHLRVDRTVSVSTIPSAQSDPSTKVQSQSAFRGRSRPQSFSLQSRAPPPCQKCGKSHQGQCRVGKGPVICYACGETGHMKPVCPMRNVTCYACGVTGHRKRFCPTLTSQMVGSQASVQQPVGTSTQKEEVPKAKGRAFQITPEEAHEDPNVVTDSFVSREFALSFQIACYALAQPFHVDTAGSVSLLVDKVYRDCVIEIEGYNFLANLIPISLPNFDIILGMD